A stretch of Bradyrhizobium sp. AZCC 2262 DNA encodes these proteins:
- a CDS encoding sigma 54-interacting transcriptional regulator: MDLALGSAAGSHEIDLHAAAFEFAVEPTLLLDPHADVILDANPAACTLLGYDRALLRQTKVSTLHAGQFPALIVFTQAVLDKGAFWTNALTPRHATGQTLRLEYAGSRVPGDGRALVLLAMSDLDARRRRYVDAAAEDHMRGGIATWQRVERVFQDIERENQLILRAAGEGIYGVNAEGKTTFVNPAAERMLGWAAEELVGKEIHPIVHHTHHDGRHYPDHDCPIYAAFRDGAVHQVDGEVFWRKDGTPVWVEYTSTPIRDRGVVVGAVIVFRDVSQRREADEKLHAALAEVDRLRERLELENAYLQEEIRIETNPRGIIGQSEAIQTTLRQVKLVAPTSAAVMITGESGTGKELIARAIHEASSRRDRPLIRVNCAAIPRELFESEFFGHIRGAFTGAMRDRIGRFELADGGTLFLDEVGEIPLELQGKLLRVLQEGNFERVGEERTRAVDVRLIAATNRDLKQEVQRGRFREDLYFRLNVFPVESVPLRERREDIPLLAQHFLTRESKALKSELRLSEGDARKLSRYDWPGNVRELQNVIERAAILAQNGRLRIDLPDSSGAQPAPGSSRVTADARPAVLTASEMRAHERANILAALAACSGKVFGPGGAAEMLDIKPTTLASRIKALGISNARGLAGQFGLQLLPR; this comes from the coding sequence ATGGATCTTGCTCTCGGCTCTGCGGCTGGATCACACGAGATCGATCTCCATGCCGCCGCGTTCGAGTTCGCGGTCGAGCCGACATTGCTGCTCGACCCCCATGCCGACGTGATCCTCGACGCCAATCCCGCCGCCTGCACCCTGCTCGGCTACGACCGCGCGCTGCTGCGGCAGACCAAGGTCAGCACCCTGCACGCTGGCCAGTTCCCCGCGCTGATCGTGTTCACGCAGGCCGTGCTCGACAAGGGTGCGTTCTGGACCAATGCGCTGACGCCGCGTCACGCCACGGGACAAACGCTCAGGCTCGAATATGCCGGCTCGCGTGTGCCGGGTGACGGCCGCGCGCTGGTGCTGCTCGCCATGAGCGACCTCGATGCGCGCCGCCGCCGCTATGTCGATGCGGCGGCCGAGGACCACATGCGTGGCGGGATCGCGACCTGGCAGCGGGTCGAGCGGGTGTTCCAGGACATCGAGCGCGAAAACCAGTTGATCCTGCGCGCCGCCGGCGAAGGCATTTACGGCGTCAACGCCGAGGGCAAGACCACCTTCGTCAATCCCGCCGCCGAGCGCATGCTGGGCTGGGCGGCGGAAGAACTGGTCGGCAAGGAAATCCACCCGATCGTGCATCACACCCATCATGACGGGCGCCACTACCCCGATCATGATTGCCCGATCTATGCGGCGTTTCGCGACGGCGCCGTGCATCAGGTCGACGGCGAGGTGTTCTGGCGCAAGGACGGCACGCCGGTCTGGGTCGAATACACCTCGACGCCGATCCGCGACCGCGGCGTCGTCGTTGGCGCGGTCATCGTGTTCCGCGACGTCAGCCAGCGCCGCGAGGCCGACGAAAAACTGCATGCGGCACTCGCCGAGGTCGATCGCCTGCGCGAACGGCTGGAGCTGGAAAACGCCTATTTGCAGGAAGAAATTCGGATCGAGACCAATCCGCGCGGCATCATCGGCCAGAGCGAGGCGATTCAGACGACGTTGCGGCAGGTCAAGCTGGTGGCCCCGACATCCGCAGCCGTCATGATCACCGGCGAATCCGGCACCGGCAAGGAACTGATCGCGCGCGCCATCCATGAGGCGAGCAGCCGCCGCGACCGGCCGCTGATCCGCGTCAATTGCGCGGCGATCCCGCGCGAACTCTTTGAAAGCGAATTCTTCGGCCATATCAGAGGCGCCTTCACCGGCGCGATGCGCGACCGCATCGGGCGGTTCGAACTCGCCGATGGCGGCACACTGTTTCTCGACGAGGTCGGCGAAATCCCGCTGGAGCTGCAGGGCAAGCTGCTGCGCGTGCTGCAGGAGGGCAATTTCGAACGCGTGGGTGAAGAGCGCACCCGCGCGGTCGACGTCCGCCTGATCGCCGCCACCAACCGCGATCTGAAGCAGGAAGTGCAGCGCGGCCGGTTTCGCGAGGACCTCTATTTCCGGCTCAACGTGTTTCCGGTGGAGTCGGTGCCGCTACGCGAGCGGCGCGAGGACATTCCGCTGCTGGCGCAGCATTTTTTGACCCGCGAAAGCAAGGCGCTGAAATCCGAGCTGCGGTTGTCGGAAGGCGATGCGCGAAAACTTTCGCGCTACGACTGGCCGGGCAATGTCCGCGAACTGCAAAACGTCATCGAGCGCGCGGCGATCCTCGCGCAGAACGGGCGCTTACGCATCGACCTGCCGGATTCATCCGGCGCTCAGCCCGCCCCCGGCTCGTCGCGCGTGACAGCCGATGCCCGCCCGGCTGTTTTGACCGCGTCCGAAATGCGCGCCCACGAGCGCGCCAACATTCTCGCCGCGCTTGCGGCCTGTTCCGGCAAGGTATTCGGACCTGGCGGTGCTGCGGAAATGCTGGATATCAAGCCGACCACACTCGCATCACGCATCAAGGCGCTGGGCATTTCCAATGCCCGTGGCTTGGCTGGCCAATTCGGACTTCAACTCCTGCCGAGATAG
- a CDS encoding RidA family protein, which yields MPRTKVSVPDVAEAGPDLWSNAIRAGDMLFISGQVARPFEGGTGMVGKDEYEQTKQIFSRIDRIIKAAGGTMDNLVKMTIYVVDIKKNTEVWRARREFFTGDFPASTLVEVRSLAKPEVLVEIEAVAYLGRS from the coding sequence ATGCCCAGGACAAAGGTGTCCGTCCCCGATGTAGCCGAGGCCGGCCCCGATCTGTGGTCAAACGCCATACGCGCAGGCGACATGCTGTTCATCTCGGGCCAGGTAGCACGTCCATTTGAAGGCGGCACAGGGATGGTCGGCAAAGATGAGTACGAACAGACAAAGCAAATATTTTCGCGCATTGATCGGATCATCAAGGCGGCCGGCGGAACAATGGATAACCTGGTAAAGATGACGATCTACGTAGTCGACATCAAGAAAAACACCGAGGTCTGGCGAGCGCGCCGCGAGTTCTTCACCGGCGACTTTCCTGCCTCCACGCTTGTAGAAGTGCGGTCTCTTGCGAAGCCGGAAGTGCTGGTGGAGATCGAAGCCGTCGCCTATCTCGGCAGGAGTTGA